A single Spirochaetota bacterium DNA region contains:
- the glgX gene encoding glycogen debranching enzyme GlgX encodes MAGPASPARVTLPGYPLPLGVKLDRNGAQFSLFSRNATAVSLVLFAADNGMTEEIAFDPLRNRTGDIWHIWAEGIREGQLYGYRIDGPYDPERGFRFNRNKLVLDPYARSVSGNFKWDLSDARGFDTAHPVQDLSYSTVDSAPGAPKCVIVNTDFDWFDRQLGTPMKDTVIYELHVKGFTAHTSSKTDYPGTFRGLTDKIPYMKELGVTAVELMPIQEFDEEENVNVNPRTGEKLKNYWGYSTISFFAPRGRFSHSGRMGEQYQEFKEMVYEFHKAGIEVILDIVFNHTAEGDHLGPTLCFRGIDNTVYYMLQENRRFYKNLSGCGNTFNCNHPFVRDFILDCLRYWVIEMRVDGFRFDLASILGRDQEGNMQANPPLLERIAEDPILRNAKIIAEAWDAGGAYQVGDFPGRWAEWNGKYRDDVRRFWRGESGSAGSFATRLMGSRDLYFGKQSPLHSVNFITCHDGFTLNDLVSYARKHNKENGEENRDGENYNISMNFGIEGAAATPLVERLRARHAKNLLATLFLSQGVPMLLAGDEFRRTQRGNNNAYCQDNEISWVDWSGPQRHEGIARFTRLIMRFRREHPLLRRGDFFTGEAYGGLSSPDVTWHGVKAWEPDWSDDSRFTACMLNGEYARLESGRSCPDIYMAFNASLCGRFTQIPPSPSGARWRRVVDTSLPSPADILEPGTGQPLEGDRYYVQRLSVLVLVAP; translated from the coding sequence GCAACGCCACGGCGGTGAGTCTCGTCCTTTTCGCAGCGGACAACGGCATGACCGAGGAGATTGCCTTCGATCCGCTCAGGAACAGGACCGGCGATATATGGCATATCTGGGCGGAGGGGATACGCGAAGGCCAGCTCTACGGCTACCGGATTGACGGGCCGTATGACCCAGAGCGGGGCTTTCGCTTCAACAGGAACAAGCTGGTGCTCGACCCCTACGCGCGCAGCGTGAGCGGCAACTTCAAATGGGACCTTTCCGACGCCCGCGGATTCGACACCGCTCACCCCGTGCAGGACCTCTCCTATTCGACTGTAGACAGCGCCCCGGGGGCGCCCAAATGCGTCATCGTGAATACGGACTTCGACTGGTTCGACCGTCAACTGGGCACCCCGATGAAGGACACCGTGATTTACGAGCTTCACGTAAAGGGCTTCACCGCGCACACCTCGTCCAAAACGGATTACCCCGGCACCTTTCGCGGGCTCACGGATAAAATTCCCTATATGAAAGAATTGGGTGTGACCGCGGTGGAGCTCATGCCCATCCAGGAGTTCGACGAGGAAGAAAACGTAAACGTCAATCCCCGCACCGGCGAAAAGCTGAAAAACTACTGGGGCTACAGCACCATCTCGTTCTTCGCCCCGCGCGGCCGCTTCTCGCACAGCGGGCGCATGGGAGAACAGTACCAGGAATTCAAGGAGATGGTGTACGAATTCCACAAGGCGGGCATCGAGGTGATCCTGGATATCGTCTTCAACCATACCGCCGAGGGGGATCACCTTGGGCCCACCCTGTGCTTCCGCGGAATCGACAACACGGTGTATTACATGCTCCAGGAGAATCGCCGCTTCTATAAGAATCTCTCGGGCTGCGGCAACACCTTCAACTGCAACCATCCCTTCGTACGCGACTTCATCCTTGACTGCCTGCGCTACTGGGTGATCGAGATGCGGGTGGATGGCTTCAGGTTCGACCTGGCGTCCATCCTGGGACGCGACCAGGAGGGTAACATGCAGGCGAATCCTCCCCTCCTGGAGCGCATCGCCGAGGACCCGATCCTGCGTAACGCAAAAATCATAGCAGAGGCCTGGGACGCGGGAGGGGCCTACCAGGTTGGCGATTTCCCCGGGCGTTGGGCCGAATGGAACGGCAAGTACCGCGACGATGTGCGGCGCTTCTGGCGCGGGGAGTCCGGGAGCGCGGGCAGTTTCGCGACCAGGCTCATGGGAAGCCGCGACCTTTATTTCGGCAAGCAGAGTCCCCTGCACAGCGTGAATTTCATCACCTGCCATGACGGCTTCACCCTGAACGACCTGGTCTCCTACGCCCGGAAGCACAATAAGGAAAACGGGGAGGAAAACAGGGACGGGGAAAATTACAATATCTCGATGAACTTCGGGATAGAGGGAGCCGCGGCTACCCCGCTCGTCGAACGGTTGCGCGCCCGTCACGCGAAGAACCTGCTCGCCACCCTGTTTCTCTCACAGGGAGTGCCCATGCTCCTCGCGGGCGACGAATTCCGACGCACCCAGCGCGGCAACAACAACGCGTACTGCCAGGATAACGAGATCTCCTGGGTAGACTGGAGCGGCCCCCAGAGGCACGAGGGAATCGCCCGGTTCACGCGGCTTATCATGCGATTCCGCAGGGAGCACCCCCTGCTCCGCCGCGGCGACTTCTTCACCGGTGAAGCGTACGGAGGCCTCTCTTCGCCGGATGTCACCTGGCACGGGGTTAAAGCCTGGGAGCCGGACTGGAGCGACGACAGCCGGTTCACCGCGTGCATGCTGAACGGGGAATACGCGCGCCTTGAATCGGGCCGTTCGTGCCCCGATATCTACATGGCCTTCAACGCCTCGCTCTGCGGGCGGTTTACCCAAATCCCCCCTTCCCCCTCCGGCGCCCGGTGGCGGCGCGTGGTCGATACCTCGCTGCCCTCGCCCGCGGATATCCTGGAACCGGGGACAGGGCAGCCCCTGGAGGGAGACCGCTACTACGTGCAGCGCCTTTCCGTGCTCGTGCTGGTGGCCCCGTAA
- a CDS encoding cyclic nucleotide-binding domain-containing protein yields MVSTQFKVESYIEKSFITVEGKRDSNNFYIVKNGKAKVMKENPVAGEDPFSILGPGDFFGVISCMSGHARIETAVALTNVSLISVEREQFGILIQKNPAVAMKIIRFFSKKLRDFDQAITHLTFKTTAEEDPEHLFSTGEYYLKKRILNHATYAFQRYIQYCPNGPNRDNAIQRLKALKAALKVPDSPQNGGMNRSYRDNTMIFCENEPGNELYIIQAGKVKITKLVDEEVLLAVLKPGDIFGEMALLENRPRSASAITFGDVTLLAINKANFENMVQQQPQLASRLIQLLSERIWTAYRQLENLMIKDPLGRIYDTLLIQIEKQKIKLQPKTPHNFEFGLKELFHMVGIPPEKAEALSVQLLEDKHIRLEDGKILCSDMEELEKNVQFYRKKAVMEKKREERKNS; encoded by the coding sequence ATGGTTTCCACCCAGTTCAAAGTAGAAAGTTATATCGAAAAGTCCTTTATCACCGTTGAAGGGAAAAGAGACTCCAACAATTTCTACATAGTCAAGAACGGCAAGGCGAAGGTCATGAAGGAGAACCCCGTGGCCGGCGAGGACCCGTTTTCCATCCTGGGTCCGGGCGACTTCTTCGGGGTGATATCATGCATGAGCGGGCACGCGAGGATCGAAACCGCTGTCGCCCTTACCAACGTTTCGCTTATCTCGGTCGAGCGCGAGCAGTTCGGCATTCTCATCCAGAAGAACCCCGCCGTCGCGATGAAGATAATCCGTTTCTTCAGCAAGAAGCTCAGGGATTTCGACCAGGCCATCACGCATCTCACCTTCAAGACCACCGCGGAGGAGGACCCGGAACACCTGTTCAGCACCGGGGAGTACTATCTCAAGAAGCGGATACTCAACCATGCGACCTACGCGTTCCAGCGCTACATCCAGTACTGCCCCAACGGGCCCAACCGGGACAACGCCATCCAGCGCCTCAAGGCGTTGAAGGCGGCGCTCAAGGTCCCCGACAGCCCGCAGAACGGCGGGATGAACCGCAGCTACCGCGACAACACGATGATATTCTGCGAAAACGAGCCGGGAAACGAGCTCTATATCATACAGGCGGGAAAGGTAAAGATCACCAAGCTCGTCGACGAGGAAGTCCTTCTCGCGGTGCTCAAGCCGGGGGATATCTTTGGCGAAATGGCGCTGCTGGAGAATCGTCCCCGCAGCGCGTCGGCGATCACCTTTGGCGACGTGACACTTCTCGCGATCAACAAGGCCAATTTCGAAAACATGGTGCAGCAGCAGCCGCAGCTCGCCTCCAGGCTCATCCAGCTCCTCTCCGAGCGCATCTGGACGGCCTACCGCCAGCTCGAAAACCTTATGATCAAGGATCCGCTGGGGCGCATCTACGACACCCTGCTCATACAGATCGAGAAGCAGAAAATCAAGCTGCAGCCCAAAACCCCGCACAATTTTGAGTTCGGTCTCAAGGAGCTCTTTCACATGGTGGGCATTCCCCCCGAGAAAGCCGAGGCGCTCTCCGTACAGCTCCTGGAGGACAAGCACATCAGGCTCGAAGACGGCAAGATTCTCTGCTCCGACATGGAGGAGCTCGAGAAAAACGTCCAGTTCTATCGCAAGAAAGCCGTAATGGAAAAGAAACGTGAAGAGCGTAAGAATAGTTAA
- the leuD gene encoding 3-isopropylmalate dehydratase small subunit, with translation MKLTGNAWKFGDDVNTDEIIPARYLTTSDPVELAKHCMEDADPDFMRKIAKGDIIVAGKNFGCGSSREHAPISIKAAHLSCVIADSFARIFYRNSINIGLPIVESREAALDIAPGDRIEVDLDSGEIFNRTKGKSYKSKPFPPFMQDLISKGGLMNKVRSELQGKEQGRGRG, from the coding sequence ATGAAACTGACAGGAAACGCGTGGAAGTTCGGCGACGACGTCAATACCGACGAGATCATCCCGGCGCGCTATCTCACCACGAGCGATCCGGTGGAGCTCGCGAAACACTGCATGGAGGACGCCGATCCCGACTTCATGCGAAAGATCGCTAAGGGCGATATTATCGTCGCCGGGAAAAATTTCGGGTGCGGATCGTCCCGAGAGCACGCCCCCATATCCATCAAGGCCGCGCACCTCTCGTGCGTGATCGCCGACAGCTTCGCGCGCATCTTCTACCGCAACAGCATCAACATAGGGCTGCCCATCGTCGAATCGCGCGAGGCGGCGCTCGACATAGCCCCGGGCGACCGCATAGAGGTGGACCTGGATTCGGGCGAAATCTTCAACAGGACGAAAGGGAAATCGTATAAATCCAAACCATTCCCGCCGTTCATGCAGGACCTCATCTCCAAGGGAGGACTCATGAACAAGGTGAGGAGCGAGCTGCAGGGAAAAGAACAGGGGCGCGGGCGGGGCTAG
- the leuC gene encoding 3-isopropylmalate dehydratase large subunit yields the protein MAMTITEKILAAHCGRDRVEPGDLIEASVDLVLGNDITAPIAIKEFNELGIDRVFDPGKIALIPDHFTPNKDIQSAQQVKVLRDFARAQGILHFYDVGRVGVEHALLPELGLVRPGMLIVGADSHTCTYGALGAFSTGVGSTDMAAAMATGKAWFKVPESMMFVFKGTLRPYVSGKDLILHTIGDIGVDGALYRAMEFSGDAISGLSVEGRLTMANMAVEAGGKNGIFAADGKTIEYVKSRSTCGFQAYESDPLANYAEVREYDASRIEPLVAYPHLPENTKPARESGVLIDQVVIGSCTNGRIEDLREAAAVLRGRTVHRDVRLIVIPATQEIYRQAMKEGLFDVFIDAQGVVSAPTCGPCLGGHMGILAEGEKCVATTNRNFVGRMGHPKSEVYLANPAVAAASAVLGRIAHPDELQ from the coding sequence ATGGCAATGACCATCACTGAAAAGATTCTTGCGGCGCATTGCGGCCGTGACCGGGTGGAGCCGGGCGATCTCATCGAGGCGTCGGTGGATCTCGTGCTTGGCAACGACATCACGGCGCCCATCGCGATAAAGGAGTTCAACGAGCTGGGCATCGACAGGGTGTTCGACCCCGGGAAGATCGCGCTCATCCCCGACCACTTCACGCCCAACAAGGACATTCAGTCCGCCCAGCAGGTGAAGGTGCTCAGGGATTTCGCGCGCGCCCAGGGGATACTCCATTTCTACGACGTGGGACGCGTGGGGGTAGAGCACGCCCTTCTGCCGGAGCTGGGACTGGTGCGGCCGGGCATGCTCATTGTGGGTGCCGATTCGCATACCTGCACCTACGGGGCGCTGGGGGCATTCTCAACCGGGGTAGGTTCCACGGACATGGCCGCGGCCATGGCGACCGGGAAGGCCTGGTTTAAGGTGCCCGAATCCATGATGTTCGTCTTCAAGGGGACCCTCCGTCCGTACGTGTCGGGGAAAGACCTCATACTGCACACTATCGGCGACATAGGTGTTGATGGTGCGTTATACCGGGCGATGGAATTCTCCGGCGACGCGATCTCCGGGCTCTCGGTCGAGGGCAGGCTCACCATGGCGAACATGGCCGTCGAGGCCGGCGGCAAGAACGGGATCTTCGCGGCCGACGGGAAAACGATCGAGTACGTGAAATCCCGCAGCACCTGCGGCTTCCAGGCGTATGAAAGCGATCCACTCGCGAATTATGCCGAGGTGAGGGAATACGACGCGTCCCGGATAGAGCCCCTCGTGGCCTACCCGCATCTTCCCGAGAACACGAAACCGGCGCGCGAGAGCGGCGTGCTCATAGACCAGGTCGTGATAGGATCGTGCACCAACGGGCGCATCGAGGACCTGCGCGAGGCGGCAGCCGTTCTCCGCGGGCGCACGGTGCACAGGGATGTGCGCCTCATCGTGATCCCGGCGACCCAGGAGATATACCGGCAGGCAATGAAGGAAGGCCTGTTCGACGTGTTCATAGACGCCCAGGGAGTGGTCTCCGCCCCCACCTGCGGTCCGTGCCTGGGCGGTCACATGGGCATACTCGCGGAAGGCGAGAAATGCGTGGCTACCACCAACAGGAATTTCGTGGGACGCATGGGGCACCCCAAGAGCGAGGTGTACCTCGCGAATCCCGCGGTCGCCGCGGCGTCGGCCGTGCTCGGCAGGATCGCGCACCCGGACGAATTACAATAA
- a CDS encoding hybrid sensor histidine kinase/response regulator, with amino-acid sequence MRSVFTTVNTNDAVQAAARLPKFNREERYFVDLWATGYNISVLDLHGMKNKLTFDYRHVLNSIPSVAVIIDRNGKILELNPYARRIYRDRNVVGKYCEEVFVNCGKREDGCPIRTGRAPGVGRIETVRQNIRVENGEEEVRCRVVPAETEGGETVYLHVVMDKDLLAREKLVELEKNLTITTLTAGIAHEFNNMNAGIFGLVELVLAQEILSEQGVDDLSTILKIIKRASHLIDQLLIFANKKPSRRVLIRIENILDDCVRILRPELLSEGIEVEITKGEPIEELFLDENKISLAFMNIIINARHAMLYSQEKKLRIETGKEEDFAVVKIQDFGPGIPLELQDRIFEPFFTTKGPLGHSHIPGTGLGLSVAAGVIHDHNGTIEVESEAGRGSTFIIRLPIDTGSEVDKEVQGKFKGYDFTGKRIVVVDDEEDLNNLLTRALASKGADAVSLYSGTQALEYLAANEVELLLLDIQMPDINGWNVLGGLAFNDTRPRVILISGNHMVLGAADEGLVDRVLVKPFGLDDLFRAVSEVLGLRRKKI; translated from the coding sequence ATGCGGTCCGTATTCACGACTGTCAACACTAATGACGCCGTGCAGGCGGCCGCGCGGCTCCCTAAATTTAACCGGGAGGAACGTTATTTTGTGGATTTATGGGCAACGGGGTATAACATTAGTGTATTGGATTTACATGGTATGAAGAACAAGCTCACATTCGATTACCGGCACGTCCTGAACTCGATTCCCAGCGTGGCGGTGATCATCGACCGTAACGGAAAAATACTCGAACTCAATCCCTACGCGCGCAGGATTTACAGGGACCGGAACGTCGTCGGCAAATACTGCGAGGAGGTGTTCGTCAACTGCGGGAAGCGCGAGGATGGCTGCCCCATCCGCACGGGCAGGGCACCCGGGGTAGGGCGGATCGAAACGGTGCGGCAGAATATACGCGTCGAGAACGGTGAGGAAGAGGTGCGCTGCAGGGTGGTCCCCGCTGAGACCGAGGGTGGGGAGACCGTGTACCTGCACGTGGTAATGGACAAGGACCTCCTCGCGCGCGAGAAGCTCGTCGAGCTCGAGAAAAACCTCACCATCACCACGCTTACCGCGGGGATCGCGCACGAGTTCAACAACATGAACGCCGGCATCTTCGGGCTCGTCGAGCTCGTCCTGGCGCAGGAGATCCTCTCGGAGCAGGGAGTGGACGATCTCTCCACCATACTCAAGATCATAAAGCGCGCGAGCCATCTTATAGACCAGCTCCTCATTTTCGCCAACAAGAAGCCCTCCCGCCGGGTGCTCATACGGATCGAGAATATACTCGACGACTGCGTGAGGATACTTCGTCCCGAGCTGCTGTCCGAGGGCATAGAGGTCGAGATTACGAAGGGAGAGCCCATAGAAGAGCTTTTCCTGGACGAGAACAAGATCAGCCTCGCGTTCATGAACATCATAATCAACGCGCGCCATGCGATGCTGTACAGCCAGGAGAAGAAGCTTCGAATCGAAACGGGCAAGGAAGAGGATTTTGCCGTGGTGAAGATCCAGGACTTTGGTCCGGGTATTCCCCTCGAGCTGCAGGACCGGATATTTGAGCCCTTTTTCACGACGAAGGGCCCCCTGGGCCATTCGCACATTCCGGGGACGGGCCTGGGGCTTTCGGTGGCGGCCGGCGTGATCCACGACCACAACGGAACCATCGAGGTGGAGAGCGAGGCGGGCAGGGGCTCCACCTTCATCATTCGCCTCCCCATCGATACGGGAAGCGAGGTAGACAAGGAGGTCCAGGGAAAATTCAAGGGGTATGACTTCACCGGGAAGCGGATCGTCGTCGTCGATGACGAGGAGGACCTTAACAACCTTCTCACCCGGGCGCTCGCGTCCAAGGGCGCCGACGCCGTATCCCTCTACAGCGGCACACAGGCGCTCGAGTATCTCGCGGCCAACGAGGTGGAGCTTCTCCTCCTGGACATTCAGATGCCCGATATCAACGGCTGGAACGTACTGGGCGGACTTGCCTTCAACGATACCAGGCCGCGGGTCATTCTCATTTCGGGAAACCACATGGTCCTGGGCGCCGCCGACGAGGGCCTGGTGGACCGGGTGCTCGTAAAGCCCTTTGGACTGGACGACCTTTTCCGCGCCGTGTCCGAGGTCCTGGGCCTGCGCCGGAAAAAGATATAA